One genomic segment of Arachis duranensis cultivar V14167 chromosome 4, aradu.V14167.gnm2.J7QH, whole genome shotgun sequence includes these proteins:
- the LOC107483482 gene encoding uncharacterized protein LOC107483482 codes for MANTFNIVWSGPKLDGKLDYSYWETLMYTHLKAQNLWNFIEPGLQEGADAAQQRRDQLALSQIHQGVDYMVFGKIANAKSAKEAWNTLKLSYKGVDKAQKAKLPSLRREYERYEMSSSETVEQYFTRVTDLVNKMRVYGEDMPDSKVVEKILRTMPMKYDHVVTTILKSHDMDTMTIAELQGTMESHISRILEKSEKSTEEALKSRVNFNNVAESNRTQEGRGRGFNFQSRGRGSLEVEVVAITTKEVTTILHHLIKEEVERISGLSIKEEVEEIFIKKEPISTAFIVESMDTKQQIADSKW; via the coding sequence ATGGCAAACACTTTCAATATTGTGTGGTCCGGTCCCAAATTAGATGGAAAACTCGATTATAGTTATTGGGAGACTTTGATGTATACCCATTTGAAGGCCCAGAACCTGTGGAATTTCATTGAACCGGGTTTGCAAGAAGGAGCAGATGCTGCCCAACAGAGGAGAGATCAATTGGCGCTATCTCAAATTCATCAAGGAGTAGACTATATGGTATTTGGCAAAATAGCAAATGCCAAAAGTGCAAAGGAAGCATGGAACACGTTGAAGCTGTCATACAAAGGCGTAGATAAAGCTCAAAAAGCAAAGCTACCGTCTTTGAGAAGAGAATATGAAAGGTACGAGATGTCGAGCTCAGAAACTGTTGAGCAATATTTTACTCGTGTTACAGATCTTGTCAATAAGATGAGAGTCTATGGAGAAGATATGCCCGATAGCAAAGTAGTGGAGAAAATTCTTCGCACCATGCCGATGAAGTATGACCATGTGGTGACTACGATACTAAAGTCACACGATATGGACACCATGACGATTGCAGAGTTGCAAGGAACCATGGAAAGCCACATCAGTAGAATACTAGAGAAGTCTGAAAAATCAACCGAGGAAGCCTTGAAAAGTCGAGTGAATTTCAACAACGTTGCAGAATCAAACCGTACACAAGAAGGACGAGGTCGTggttttaattttcaaagtAGAGGTAGAGGAAGTTTAGAGGTAGAGGTCGTGGCAATTACAACCAAGGAAGTTACAACAATTTTACACCACCTAATCAAGGAAGAGGTGGAACGAATTTCAGGCCTATCAATCAAGGAAGAGGTCGAGGAAATTTTCATCAAGAAAGAACCAATTTCAACTGCTTTCATTGTGGAAAGTATGGACACAAAGCAGCAGATTGCAGATTCAAAATGGTGA